The following nucleotide sequence is from Oncorhynchus clarkii lewisi isolate Uvic-CL-2024 chromosome 6, UVic_Ocla_1.0, whole genome shotgun sequence.
cgcatacaattgtctgtaaggtccctcagtcgagcagttaatttcaaatacagattcaaccacaaagacaaactcagacattgaatatccatttgagcatggtgcagttattaattacactttgaatggtgtatcaatacagccagtcactacagaaatacaggtgtccttcctaactcagttgccggagacgAAGAaaaccaatggtgactttaaaacagttacagagttgaatggcttgataggagaaaactgaggatggatcaaatacattgtagttactctgcAATACCAACTTAattaacagagtgaaaaggaggaagtctgtacataataaaaatattccaaaacttgCACCCTGTTTGCACcaaagcactaaagtaatactgcaaaacatttgTCAAAGCAATTTGCTttgtgtcctgaatacaaaggtgttatgtttggggcaaacccaatacaacacattactgagttaTACTCTTCAtactttcaagcatagtggtagctgcatcatgttatgggtatgcttctaatcgttaaggactggggagtttttcaggataaaatagAAAagaaatggagctaagcacaggcaaaatctgggagcaaaacctggttcagtctgctttccaccagacactaggagatgaattcacatttcatcaggacaataacctaaaacactaagccaaatctacactggagtttcttactaagaagacagtgaatattcCTTAGTTGCAGTTTTGActaaaatctacttgaaaatctctggcaagacctgaaaatggttgtctagcaatgatcaacaaccaatttgacagagcttgaagaaatgtgaaaataataatgggcaaaggttgcacaatccaggtgtggaaagctcttagagatgtacccacgaagactcacagctgtaattgcagccaaagatgcttctacaaagtattgatttgggtgtgaatacttatgtaaataagatatttctgtatttcattttcaatatattttCTAAAATGCCTAAAAGCATGTTTTCacttacggggtattgtgtgtagatatgttagcaaaaaaaatatttgatatgTTTTGAATTCAAGCTTTAACTcaaaaaaatgtggaataagtcgaggggtatgaatactttctgaaagcactgtatatgtatttttttccGTATGGGTTTCACACTGGATTCTGTTAACATGGGTTCTGTTAAATGAGAACAGACCTTTCGCAATGAGATCTTTCCAGGAACTGAGCGTTTTAGTGAGTGAAAAAAATGCTAATTCTGTGCCAGCGGAGGCAAATTTCTGACATGATTAGTCTCCGCAGATGAATAAAACTGACTTCTATGTAAGTCACAGATTCCTCCAGCTAACTGCCCTGACTGAGGTAGCCTTTCAAGCACACAGTCTGATGTTAGGCCTGGTATAGGTGAATTTTGACTAAGATTATGCCATTGCTGCTACAGTTAAACTGTACATGTAAATGTATGTCTATATACCCATGTGAATATTAGTGATAAAAAGTACATTCAGCATCTCTTGCTTGCAAAGTAGGCAGGATATTGCATAGTGAAAGTCTAGAGTAGTGCTCTTTACTTATCTTAtcttatctattatctattatctctgACTCATTTTGGTCTGACCAAAAGTGCTGTAATGAAAGCATAACAATAGATTGGCTCATGAGTCATGTGACCAGATGCTTTGTTGAGGTAAAAACGGATCTTTATAAAATCATGTCATAATTGCTTTCACATTtcacccttttctctctcctctcacaacATTAATGACAGTTCTTTCACACCATATAATAGTTGTTTTTGAGTTAAGCCCATTCTTGCATGAGATTTAGGACAAAATAAGAAGAGAAACCTTTCAGACAAATATTGACTCACATTTTTGCACCACTACAATGTAAAATAATAGAATTTGCTCAACAGTACTGCTTCATAAAAAAACATAACCAAATATTGTGTCAAGCTAAAAGCATAGGTTATGCTTCAGTTATTGATTAACCTGTGGCAGCCATTTTAGAAACCTCTTCTCTCATTTCTTTAGCCAATTAGAATATCTAGCATAAACATGTCTTGTTTACATGTTGCCCAACTGGTACAGCAAAGCAAACCCACCACTATAGCCCATGGCATTGCCACACAGCAAGCAGAGCAGCCCCTGGCTCTATCCCAAATCGCACTCtagtccctacatagtgaactacttttgaccagaaccatatgagccctggtcaaaaatagtgcactatatagggaatagggagtaatTTTGGACACAGCCCCTTTTTTTCTCATGGGAGTTGGGACTCTCCCTTTGTGGGCCACTCCTGCAGTGATTGGGTCTAATGGATGCAATAAAAGTCTAATTTAACAGTCATTGTCAAAGGCCATGCTCAGCCTGCCTGGATAAGCTCAGACGTCAAGCTTTAAAGACATTATGAcaaggaaacaaaacaacatCTGTCTTAATCAGAGATGAAACAGACCAACGTGCCACTTTCATTTGGCAAACCAGGGAAGTTTCTGAGAACAGAAAAGTGAGGCTCATCATTACAGTGTAAGAATGGGACAATTAATTTAAAATGCTGCACATAACTTTGGGTATTAGCTTTCCCTGAGAACAACTTTGAAAGAAGATGTGCAGAAAGTCCGTCTTCCCAAGGTCTGGCGGTTGGAATGGATTTGGAAACCACCAAAAACTTGGAGGCCAGCTTCTACCGATTTAAAATAAGGCACAGCATCACATAAACGTGTGCACTCTATTCTATTTGCATACAATCACTGCTTCAAGGTGTGCTGAATGAACAGTGTCCCTGCATGCGAGAAACTATCAATGCATTTTAATTgcatagaaaaacaaaacattcTAAGTTGTTGCTACACTGCATTGGCACACTGTGGATGGGATGGGCTGTCAAGCCACCAGACAAGCAGAAAGACATTCCCATACATGTGACATCAGTCCCCTGTGACAGAGACTGAGATTTGGACCAATAGGAATTAAGCTTTAACTTGCAACCCTGCTGACACCTCCTTTAAATACCTCCTAAATAAAGACTTTAGGGCTCCAATTCATTAGTTACAGAATATTAGCTTTTAAAGGAGTAATACAAACTCCAAAGCTCTGTTTTTCTAGCGGATTAAGGCAGTAACTTTTTCCAGTCTATATGTAACTTTGTGAGAATCAAGCACATGGCCAAAAAAACAAGGTCAATTGGTAGTAGTAACCCCCAAGAGGAGATTTTTCTCTAGATCGTTCACATTCGTTTACTTGGTGGTCAGTTGGTAGATCAATCCATTATGTCTGAAGGAATGATCCCCAGGAGTATACAAATTGTAAATGTTTTCAATTTCACACACTAATCCCAGCATTGTTATACTCAGAAAGAACAATTACCCTGAGTACTGTCAGATAGtagacatggtgaaatgtttgtCAAAGCTATATAAATTCTCTGATAATGAAAGACATATCTCTTTTTTCGACCATGATGTGTGACTGACCAAGGAGTTTATTTAAAATATTGTATCATCGAACAAGCATAAAATTGTGCAAATCGATGGAACATGAAACATTTCTTTACTGAAAATGTGCTTGAACAGTGAGTTTATGGTCATACATACACAATATATCCAAAGGTATCGTGCCCATAGGGGTATAGGGGCATGATACCAGGTTTgataccaggtttcctccagatgtaaaGCTTTGCAttctggccaaagagttcaatcttggtttcatcagaccagagaatcttgtttctcatggtctgagagtctttatgtgccttttggtaaactccaagcaggctgtcatgtgccttttactgaagagtggattctctggccactctaccataaaggcctgattggtggggtgctgcagagattgttgtccttctgaaaggttctcccatcttcacagaggaactctagagttctgtcagagtgaccatcgggttcttggtcacctccctgactaaggcccttcttccccgattgctcagtttggccggacggccagctctaggaagagtctttggggttccaatcttcttccatttaagaacgatggaggccactgtgttcttggggaccttcaatactattttggtacccttccccagatctttgccttgacacaatactgtctcggcgctctacggacaattaattCGAcatcttggcttggtttttgctctgacatgacctgtcagctgtgggacctttaaatatacagatgtgtgcctttccaaatcaagtccaatcaattgaattgaccacaggtggacaccaatcaagttgtagaaacatctcaatggaaacaggatgcacctgagctcaagttcgagtctgaatacttatgtaaataagttatttctgtttatatttttaatacatttgcaaaaatgtctagaaacctgttttcactttgctattatggggtattgtgtgtagattgctgaggatttttatttatttaatcaattttagattaaggctgtaacataacaaaatgtggaaaaagtcaaggggtctgaatactttccgaaggcactgcatttatatatttgtttctctgtaatactactagtCACCTAGCAATTTCATAAAGTTGGCTTTTAGCTAGTGCAGATAGGTTCCGAATCTCcgaacctcataactagctaccaagaatccatttcaggctatcaagtTAGATTTGCTAGcctgtctaactatcttagctggcatgcctgctgccAAGGTTGGTAATAACTAaagcaataactaaatgtactgaataagattcacattcctttcaatcttttacccaaATTTTAGcagatatgcagagaagaatatttagtttataaaaaaaaagaacaaccagtcaggaggatacagacagaggTATGCGTAGATATGTAGAACCATGTATATATTTTTGACATAGAAGTATGCATAATAATTATGGATCTAGattgcacattgtaaatatacaGTCAGTTTGAACTAAATCCATGATCCTCTAAACTAACCATGATAATTATTGTGGGACTGacccatttttattattttctaattGTTAATCTACAGTAAATTGCTTTTCTTTTCAGAGGCTTTTCTTTCCAATAGACTTAATAAACCCACTAAAGACCACACTTTTAAGATCGTACAAAGAGAAGACTGTGCGGTGCTATGGAACATCATCTATAGCTGGAATAAATCACCAAGCTCATTACTGTAACCAGCATGGCAAGAGTCAGGGAATGCATGTAAATAAGAAATCCTATTGGCAAGAgtgtcactttaataacttttCAAAGCTTGCTTTTGGAAAGATCTTACAATGTACGTTGAGGGGCTGCAGACCAAAGGTGGGAAGGAGGGCTCATTAGATCTGGGGCAAATTCCAGAGCTATAGGtatagacatactgtagttctcCATTGTATGTGGTTCCATTTGTATAGGCTTCTATGCCATGGAGAGTGCAACCTCTTGTGTTGGCTAACACAATCAATAGGTATAGTAGCCCATAGGAAAACatgctgtgtgtgagtgagtgtgcgcgtgtgtatATGCCTCTTCTTCTGTATTTTTAGGAAATGCTTAACAAACTGAATGAAAAtggtagtgttagggttaggagacgCTTACCAAACTCGCTGGCACACATGTGCTCTAGAATGATGTCTGTTTTCATTTCGTTGTCACATGGGGGACAGATGGGGGAGTAAcctgtggaagggagggaggagaaagtcTTTTCAGAGGGCAGGACATGCAGCACTGTCACAATAATCAACCAAGTAACAGCCATGATCAAATGGATCaagagtagggttgcaaaattcctgtAACTTTCCGAAAACTCCAAGAAATCCTGTGAAGATTCCCTAAATCAGAAGGGAATAAGCAAGAAATCCGGTATCCACCATCCAGAATTTCTGGATGAACTGTGAATTTGGGGAAAGTTCCTGGAATTTTTCAACCAGTGAAAGTTTTTTTCTCTCCCTAAAATCACTATTCAAACTGAAGGGAACAACGGCTGCCAGTAACTGAATCCCTAACAGATTATAGCATCGTTCACACCTCTATTTACCTCAACATCAGCTCACTTCCCATGGTAGTAACACTTTTGATCTTTTACCACCTATCTCCCTGCCTGTGCTTCAAATCAACCTTGCAGATGAAATCTTATGTgaacacctacagtatgtgaagATGACACCTGACATTCTGGTCAGAGGTGCTGAGTACACTCTGTTGTCAGTTGCTCTGGTGTTTTTCCCCTCAAACGTATTCATCCAAACTCCAATGACGTTTGTTCTTGTTTGACAGTAAAACTCATAACTGACCGACCTGACCTCAGTTGGAATGTCATGTGCTTTTATAGCAGGTCATAACTATGGCCTCCAGGACACAATGCTGCTCATTATAGGCTAGATTTATGAAATGATAGGGGATATCAGTAGTCTTCTCAATATCCAAGACTGACTATCATTCCATTGTTATTTGGTGGTTAGTTTTGATCTCTTCGGAGTCTATGCTAACAGAGTCAATCTGTCCTGGAGGCCTGTTTTACTGTAAAAGCATGTGGAAATGCATGTGtgtacacgcatgcacacacatgaaCTGTTACGTGTACCTGAGACTTTTATAGAAGGTACATTACTGACTGTGAAGACAGGGAAGACTGACTGAAACTGGAAAGTCTTCCACTCAGGCTTTCATGTTCTTGTATTTTTAGTTACAGGAGCCAAGTTCCATATgaacattttagaatgttttgaCATGATTAAAAATAAGGAACGGTTCTAACTGCGTAGTGGCCAACAATGGACAGaaatgccttttttttttttttgctatatAGGGTTTTTGTCAAGTGACATTCGTGAATATTTAATGAAAATTATATTGTTTCAATAATTAAATAACTGTTCTGTTCTTTCTTAAACAGCTTAGCAAAACTTGGCTCTAAACCCCAAAACAACATTTGGAGTACTGTGAGTTTTACCATCtgtaaaatataaatacatatttACACACACTTATCCTGTTATTTTGTGATTGCCAGTTGGCTATTACGTGTGTTTGACAAACGCTTACGAAAGTTACACCCAGGTGGAAAGCACTTGTGAAAATAAGCACTGTTTACAGAGTCAAAGGGGCTATATtttcaattttaaaaaaaaagaatactCTAAATCTATTGTTACTAGCTTCATACTTGTTTAGCAGTCAGCAGTGGAGAGGATCTTTAAATAACTTACATCAAAATACATGACTTTCTAACCTAATTTTGATTTGATGGTTTATTCATGCAAATGCACCCCCCCCCGTACATCAATAAAAAGCACATATTTTCCCGGGGGTTTTAGGTTCCTGTCAGTCAACAGTGATGAAGATGCAGAACAACACAGACATTAACGGCCCTGTAATGAGAAGAGTGGGGTTAAAACAAGACCGACTCTGTGGCCTGCTGGGCTTCTGACTGGGCAAACACTTTCTGATTTATTTATCGGAAGTGCTGACACATATGACAACAGGTGACCTCTGGAGTCTGTGtctccaaatggcactctattccctatgtagtgcactacttttgaccagagccctatgggtcctaattaaaagtagtacactacatagggaatagggtgccatttggggcacagcATGTGGATCTCTGTGTGGTCCCCGAGCTCCAAGAGGAGCCTTTTCTCAGGCTGCTGGGCTCCTgcccacacacaccaccatgtTGTCCCCCCTCGGCCCAACACGTCCCAGTTACAGAGGGACTACCTCAGATCTACAGTAAGTGCTGTGTAACTGCAGCACCACAGAGCGATAAAGACCTCTTCATCGGGTGCTGACCTGGAAAGTCACCAGTCACCATATCAGTTCGCTGTAAGACGGAGCTATTCATGTTCAGAATATAGCAAATGTTTTAGCACTAAGCTAACGTTGTTTTGAAGCCTGCATATACAACGCAGATCAAAATGTAAGGAGGTTGATGATGGAAAGTCCTTTTTAATTTATGAGAAATCTGCAGGAGGTGGCTGTACTTCCCCTTCTGGGACACctctagaacagagcagagcagcctTTCCAACTCGCTCCAAGAGAGATTCTACTAGTTCCTGCCAGGGACACTGACATGGCAATAAAATATTACAACCCGTGACAGAAACAATAATTTTAGACAAAACTTGTCCTTTGATTGTGAAAGGCTGCagcatttacactgaacaaaaatataaacacaacatgtaaagtgttgtctCATGTTTCAATGTTTTTTTATATACAAACATGTCTGACTTATTGTTAGCCCCAAgctgttacagatgtaggatcttaattttagccagtttgctacagcaggaaaattatcCTGAAGCAACAGGTAATGTAAATtataatgtggattataatgactGGACATTTTTTTCGTTGGGGCAAATCAAGTctaacattttaaagtggaaattacaaactttagaaacctttttaaaccttgaatacacgaCAAGTTAACATTTTCTGTACAGGAAAATTATCAGCAACAACatagtgatcaaatgaagatcctacatctgtaggtagTTCTAGTCCTTCTGAACATAACTCAGTCCAGAAACtgtggttgcatcccaaatggtgccatatttcctatatagtgcactacttttaaccagagccctatgtgtcCTGGTGAAAATTAGTGCACTAGGAAATAGGGTTGGGACGCAATCCCAGTGAGATTGTGGCAGTCTCGAGCCAAGTATCCCTGCAGGCAGataggcagacaggcatcaaggACCTGATGTCTGTGGGAGTTCACTGTAGCCTTGAAACACAGTATATTACATTAGCAGAATTgatagtctgttttttttttctctcctcatcATTGTCGCTCTGGTATTCACTCTTTCATAATTCGTATACGTTTGTTTCTGCTATTCAAATTAAACTATATATGTTGTTTCTGTCTGgtgactttttttgggggggggggttaaaggaAGAGGCCAGTAGTTAAGACGTCAATATAAAATGGTAATTAATGGATGTATTAGTTATGTGGTTGGACTGCCTCCCAGTTCATAAATTTCACCTTGAAATAAATTGCTACCATCTGTTAAAGGAGTATTAGGCTACAATATTAATTACAACATCACTTCTCTTTGTCAATAGCAAGCAACTTAACGTTTGATACAAAGAGAGGTTCTCTCTTGGTAAAGACAGCGTAGTCTTGTTCGTGCTCTCAAATAACTAAATAAAGGTTTTGCTATCTCGCTCTTACATTTTTTTTAGATAATCTAATCTAGAGGTAATCAAAGCAGTCATGGGAAAAATTACCCCAAAAGGTTGGGAATGGTTCATTTGCATCAGGTTTGACATCAACAAACCCCTGAAACAACATTCTGCTGCCTGAAGAACTGCATGGGTGTCGATTCTCACACTATGTCAAAGTAGTGACTGTTTGTTATCTCAGTCAAGTACTGCAGCTCTATTGAGCTGCCCTATAGGACACTATGTTGAGCCTGCCCTATAGGACACTATGTTGAGCCTGCCCTATAGGATACTATGTTGAGCCTGCCCTATAGGACACTATGTTGAGCCTGCCCTATAGGACACTATGTTGAGTATGCCCTATAGGACACTATGTTGAGCCTGCCCTATAGGACACTATGTTGAGCCTGCCCTATAGGATACTATGTTGAGCCTGCCCTATAGGATACTATGTTGAGCCTGCCCTATAGGACACTATGTTGAACCTGCCCTATAGGACACTATGTTGAGCCTGCCCTATAGGATACTATGTTGAGCCTGCCCTATAGCATACTATGTTGAGCGTGCTCCATAGGATACTGTTGAGCCTGCCCTATTCCGCAAtacatggtaaaaaaaaatacagatatttGATCATGATTATTACAGATTATCATGCTTCATCCACAAAATACATCACATGTTTTATCAATTGTAATAAAAACTGCTTCCAAGTGAAGAACATAATGTACATTCAACAATACAGATGACAAACTCCTAGCCAACACCTCAGCTTTTTACATATTGCGACAAGCAATGGCTCAGTTTCAGATCTGGTACCAGACTAGCACATGGAAACATGACTGGCACTTGGTGACATGggattctatatgtaattctataATTCTAGATATTATGGCAGGCATACTGCctgcaggtaggtaggtaggtaggtaggtaggtaggtaggtaggtaggtaggtaggtaggtaggtaggtaggtaggttggtaggtaggtaggtaggtaggtatagcCTTACCTGTGGGTTTTGTGGCTTCAGTGGCATTGGGTGCAGTCATGGCAATGCAGACTTCGTCCTGAGGAAACTTGTCGCAGGTGAGCATCTCAGGCCAGGGGAAGCCGAACGACTCCATGATAGGGGTGCAGCCGTCCCGTACAGCCTCACACAGCCAGCGGCAGGGGTATATGGGGCGCTCCAGGCACACTGGGGCAAACAGGGAGCAGAGGAACACCTGGGTACCCGGGTGGCAGCTCTTATGCACCAGGGGCACCCAGCTGCCCGCCTGCTGCTTCACCTCAGCCATAGTCTCATGCTCCAGTAGGTTAGGCAGCAGCATCTGGTTGTAGCCCACGTTGTGACACagcctcaggtcctctgggataTCCACACACTGAGGAGGCTTGCCATAGCTGCGGCCACCATTGTACATGTCCGATTTCCAGCTCAGGTATTCATACTCAGAGGCTTTGCTCACAGACACCAGTGCCATGGTCAAAGCCAGAGGGATGATTCTCCAACGGCACAATGGTTCAATGGACCTCATTGTTAACAACAGAGGAGAGTCTGCAGAATAAAAGTAAAATGCAGCTCACAATGAAGCTTTCactgtagaatagaacagacctgCTTCAAGAGAAAAATAAAATGGAGAAAAGCGCAAAGAGTCCAGTTGATAAATGCTCTCTGAGTTGAAAGTTTCAGGTTTCAGTGTAACTCCACTCCTGCCTTCTTGTTGCAGCCCCGCTGTTCTGTTCCCTTCTGCTGCTACTGACTCACACAAGCGCCTGCAAAGATAACTGTCTAGAGTAGCGCAGCTTGGAAACAAGAGGAGATTGTGAAGTGCGCGTCGGCCAATCGGAAAGGGTCTGCGCCTTTTGGCACTCACACGTCAATCAATGTGCTCAATTACTCACTGCGTAAAACACGGCTTAACGTTCCCTACCCCCTTCATTAGCCTTTTTTTTCTTTGTCAAAACAAACAAGTTGCCTTCACAccaaacaaaaaaataattaaatggTTGAAATAATTTAGTGCTTGGTCAAACGGCAGCTCGTAATCACTTGACAGCTATCATGCACAGTACATTTATGGATCATTTTGGACAGTTATTTGGAGAATTGTAGATCATTTATATTTGACTACAAACACTATTTAGTTACAGCGTCAATATGCGGAAATACAGTATGCGCAGCTCAATAAATATATTAAATCAATCGAAAAACGTTCAAAAGTTTTAAGTCAAAGTTTTAACTTGGTGAAATATAGCATATCTGAAAACACAATTAAGTCAGACCAATAGTGTTGAATATTGATTTTAACCTATATAATGTCACACATTCAAAATGTAAATTCATATGAGGTGAAGAAGGGACAATTGTTCAATGAAATATTAATTCAGTTTACTTAGATCTAATTAGATCTTGTTATAGTAAATTTGTTTATCTGCATGTTAGTccactttttctttttttttacagctttCCATTTGATATGACTACGACAAGACCTGTGAAATCTACCAATTTCAAATGTGCATTAATTTGCATGCCATTGTCTTGTTAATGTCAAAAGCCAATTAAACACTCATGATTAGAAAACAAAGTAGCACTTCACACATAACAATGACCCCCCTGGTCCCGCTGGTCCCAGTAAACAAGACTTAGCCTAGATCTTTCCTTTGTTCGGGAAAACTGGGagctttaaaaaataataatagcctAAAATAAATGCAACTAGATTATAAATCACAGAGGCCATGGTCTTCATTGCCACACAATATGTTGCATTATAAAATAAGAGGAGTAATGTTGTATGCTATACCATTTTGCTAAATACACATTTTGAGAATTTGATTTAATATATGTTGTTTTGCAGTCATACTATGTAAGCAGGCCTTTAAAAAATATTCCCTGGAGAATTGTTTCGTTTTTTTTGCAATGTGAACAACATATTGTTTATCTAATCTACtccatgtagcctactgtattacCCAGTAAGGCTGAATGGTTTGTGATTGGAATTTAACTACAATTACAGCCACATTTAGTTACTTTTATGTCAGGTTTTAAGTCTTTCATTGATAGTACAATTCCAATTTCCAGGATCATCATAGAACGGTCAATGCCCTTGATGAGAAGGTTTACCAAGTATTTGAGATATTATTAATTTCCATTAAACTGTGATGTCTTAACAAGGATTATGCTGACACTATGTCTGTCTAGCAGTGCTGCACCATAGACAGATTTATAAGGCGAAGGCACCTAACTACAGTTTGCACATAGTAGGGGTTGCTAAAACAAACCCCAGGTATTTAAGActggggtgaaggggagggattTTTTCCCCTTCTCTCCACTCCAGACATGGCTTCACTCAGACGAATGAGAGCGCTGAACTCCCTGGCTGCAAtccataatggcaccctattccctatatatagtccaTTACCTATGACTagtgcccatagggctctgttcaaaagaagtgcactatgtagggaatagggtgccatttgggatgtctcCCGTCTGTCAGGAGTGATGTGCCTGACTGTATCGACAGAAGCTGAAAACATTCTGAGACTGGTCTGTTCCACATACATGGAGCCAGGTAGCAGCAACCTAAAACCAGCTCAGAGTACAGCCAAGACTAAACATGCAAAATTACTTTACACCAAGATAAGTTTATGTGACGTTAAATGAGTTTGGACATTTTCTAATGATACACATGTTAAGTCTAAACAGACTTACATCAAATTGAAGTACAGGCAGGTTTGATGTTATGTAACTTTATTGTAGTTTACGTGAATTTATCATGTGTGAAAAGGCTGGCTA
It contains:
- the LOC139411094 gene encoding secreted frizzled-related protein 1a, yielding MRSIEPLCRWRIIPLALTMALVSVSKASEYEYLSWKSDMYNGGRSYGKPPQCVDIPEDLRLCHNVGYNQMLLPNLLEHETMAEVKQQAGSWVPLVHKSCHPGTQVFLCSLFAPVCLERPIYPCRWLCEAVRDGCTPIMESFGFPWPEMLTCDKFPQDEVCIAMTAPNATEATKPTGYSPICPPCDNEMKTDIILEHMCASEFAIKTKIKEVRREGMDRKVILQKRKKPLKLGHLKKKDLKNLVLYLKNGADCPCQQLDNLGNTYLIMGRKVDKQFLLTGIHKWDKSSKEFKKAIKKLKTHKCPAFENVFK